The window TCTCACGGGGCCCGAGCTCTCGGCCGAGTGCGGATTGCCCGATTTTGCGGACCCTGCGATGAACCCGCCCGCCAGGGATTTCCGCGAAGACAGGGCGGTAAGGGCGGAATACTGGAAGAAGATACGGGACGCCTACCCTCTCCTTTCCTCGACGGAGCCCGGCCCTTCGCACAAGGCCCTCGCCGAGCTCGAAATGATAACCAGTCTCGACTGCATCTTCACGCAGACGACGGACGGCCTTCACCACAAGGCCGGGAGCTCGGCGGTCATCGAGCTTAACAGCAGCATCCTCTGGGTCACGTGCACCGGCTGCGGTAAGGACTACGCCTTGGGCGAAATAATAGACCTCCTCGAAAAAGGGGCCGACGTCCCCTCGTGCAGGGAATGCGGCAGCGACCAGATGAAGCCCATGATCTCGTTTCCCGG is drawn from Thermodesulfobacteriota bacterium and contains these coding sequences:
- a CDS encoding NAD-dependent deacetylase; the protein is MATDVAAKVAEWITRARKIVVLTGPELSAECGLPDFADPAMNPPARDFREDRAVRAEYWKKIRDAYPLLSSTEPGPSHKALAELEMITSLDCIFTQTTDGLHHKAGSSAVIELNSSILWVTCTGCGKDYALGEIIDLLEKGADVPSCRECGSDQMKPMISFPGQPPPHWEAREAWIRLHTADLFLIVGANLDNEPIASYPFLARENKAKVVIIGEKETPADEYVDAVISGRPGQVLNYILKKMKESITIT